GACATTCAGATAATTGCTTCCCATTGTCGTAAATAGCCAGAGTTAAATTTTCTCTTGGAGCCACTATGGTTGAATCCTGGCATGAAGCCAAGAGTAGCATCAATGATATCAATCTAAATCTCATGCTGCGGACTTTCCCTAGTTCACTTAACGCCGCGCTAAGCGTGCGCAGCTATGCTGCGTCCGCTTGAGCGCTTTGTTAGGTTTTTAGCCAAAAGTTAAACCTCTCAACGCCTCTTCTTCTTGAGAGTTAAGCTCTTGTAACGACAAGTCAATTGATTGCAATGTATTTTGGAATTCTTCCACTGTTTTTGCTAGCTGAGCTTCAAGTTTCTGAACTTCTGCAGTTGCGTTATTTTCTTTTAATCGTTTGATAGCTTGTTTAGTTTTAGCAATTGCATCTTCATAATTACTGGAAACACCATCCCTGTTTTCTAGAATTGACGTTTGAATTTCATCAAACATATCTACAATTTCTTTGGTTATTTCAACCTTTAGCTCTTCTTTCATAGTGCTCTGAACAGCAGATAGGTCACTAGTCATGTCTGATGCGACATCTTCAATATCTTGCTTATGCTCTTCGATTTGAACATCAACTTGTTTTAAGTAAAACTGAGGAAGATGTAACTTTATTTCGACGGTTTCCATGCTGACAACGGGCTTATCGAATTTAATATCCACACGCTTACTGTTAAATACAGGGATGTCAGTTTTTATTTCTACTCTTCGCATATAGACTTCTGGCTTATTGCCGTATACGCACTCGCTATACCATTTCCAATTTCTAAATACTGGTTTTTTGAATAGGCATACCCTCTTCATTCTGGTTGCCGGGACGTCAAATTTTATGCTTTCAGTTTTCATCCTTACTTCAGGAATATCAAACTTTAACGTTTCCCTTTCCATTGAGAACTGTGGCACATCAAATTTTATTGAAGTTATTTTCCACTTTACGTCAAAGGTAAAGTTTATTGCAGCTTCAAAGTTAGAGGGATCTGGAGCATCTTCATTGATCTTCTTAATTCGCTCTGCACCGTCTCTTTGTATTTCTGAAATTCTATCTTTGTATTTTGATTTTATTGCTTCAACTTTTAGTTGGATTTTTTGATTGTAATCTGACATTTTTCATTCCTTTTTATTGCCAAAAGACCACTACGGAAGAGTTGGCATCAAATCCGCAACTACAGAGAAACCTAACATTTGTATAGTGCGCATGCGCGTTTATCACATTAGACCAGTAAAAACGCGCACAACTAACTGTTTGAATTTAGTGAAGAAAAAAGAATAAGGCTCAATACGTTTTCTGGCAAAACGCGCATAGACAGTCAATAAACCGATTAAGTAGACCAGCATGAAACTTAAAATCAATATTAGTTATAGTCTTTTAAATCATCAAGAAATCGTTCAAAATTCAACCAATTATATTGCTGGGGATAAGTAACCATTCGATGATGCGGAGTGAGAAGAACGCAAATATATTCACTTTATGTCTTCAACCAAAAGCCCTTTCCTTAATCAAGTTCGCGAGAAACTGCGAATGCAAGGCTATAGCATAAGAACAGAAAAAGCCTACTTATACTGGATTAAGGCCTACATCAATTTTCAGCGTAAGCGCCACCCTGCAACCATGGGAAAGGAAGAAGTTACTCAGTTCTTAAGCTTTTTGGCAAACTCTCGCCATGTAGCGATAAACACTCAAAAAGTTGCGTTAAATGCGCTGGTTTATCTTTATTACAAACATTTAGAGATGGAGTTAGGCGAATTAGGGTTTAAATACGCATCTAAACAACGACAACTACCAACGGTATTAGAACCTGAACAGGTATCAGAAATACTTGCCCAACTTAAGGGGCGAGATAAGTTGATCATTGAATTACTGTACGGAAGTGGCCTGCGTATATCCGAATGCTTAAGGCTACACATTCAAGATATTGATACTGAAAGATTATCACTCACGATAAGAAACGGGAAAGGCAACAAAGATAGGCAAACTTTACTAAGTAAAAAGTGTGTGAGGCGGCTTGTACAATACTCTAGTACAGCAAGAGAGCTGCAAGTACAAGACAACCAGCAAGGTATTGGCCCTTCTCTGCCAAATGCACTAGAGAGAAAATACCCTAATGCCTTTAGGCAACCTGCTTGGATGTTTGTTTTTCCTTCAAGCACTACCTGTAATCACCCAAATACTGGTACTTTGTGCAGACACCACTTGCACCAAAGTGTTATTAGGAAATCTTTGGCGGCAGCGGTACGTAAAACCAACATAGTTAGACGAGTGAGCTGCCATACCTTTAGGCACAGTTTTGCGACTCACTTGTTACAAGCAGGTCGAGATATACGCAGCGTTCAAGAATTACTAGGTCATAACGATGTAAACACTACCCAAATCTATACCCATGTACTAGGCCAGCATTACGCTGGTACTTTTAGCCCATTAGACAGCTTGTAGCTTAATTAACCGCCAACTGCTATTGCCCCTTTCCTGCTAGCACAACCCATACTGTTTTAATTAATACACTTATGTCTTGGTATAACCAAGAGCTGCATTGGCTAAGGCTTAGTGCGTAGCAATGGTCGTAAGCAAGCTTTTGTTTTACATCTTCGATAGAACAATCATAAGCTAGATTTACCTGGGCTAAGCCGGTAATACCGGGCTTTACGCCAACCGTGCGTTCGCTATAAAAAGGGATGGAGTTTTCTAGAGTTTGGTAGAAAACTGGCCGCTCTGGTCGTGGCCCAACCAAAGACATTTCGCCTTTCAGTACATTGATAAGTTGGGGCAATTCATCAATTCGGGTTTTGCGTAAAAACCGCCCTACTCGAGTAATACGTTTGTCTTGCTTGGTTGCCCATACCGCACCAATGCCCGATTCTGCATCGGTTCGCATGCTCCTAAATTTTAGAATATCGAATAGCTGCACTACACTGTCCGACATCAAGCCTACTCGGGTTTGTTGGTAGAATACTGGCCCCTTGCTGTCGAGCTTAATCGCCAAAGCAACGATGGGGAATAAAGGACTAAATACAAGCAGTAATAACGTTGCGCCCAGCACATCAAATAATCGTTTACCTGCTGCAACTAAAGGGCTCACAAAGCCACTTAAATAGCGGCGCTGTAGTTTTCTCAAAAGGTAATCTACGCAGCCCATCATGCTAGAAAAATGCCCTTCTACTAAGTAGTTTAAGCTGCCTATTGCGCTTGGAAGTTTTGCCTTAGGCAATAAACGCGGCAACATTGCCAAGCTGTAGGCTAACAACTGCAAGCTAAATAACACGGCAAACAAGCTAGATTGCGCACTTAAGACCATTGCGCCAAAAAAGCTAGTTAACATAAAAATGGGAATGGTGACGCGTAAGGCTTTGCCCGAGAAAAAGGTAAACGCCACCCCTTTAAAACGCGGTAGCAACATATGACGTAGGCGAATAAGTTGCTGTAGGTTGCCTGCTCCAATACGTTTTCTGCGGCTACGATCTTGGCTGTCGGCGGCATGTTCTAGTTCTAAAGCGCGAATATTTGGTTCGTACACTGCTTTATAACCTTGGGCGACTATGTCCATGGGGATCACAAAGTCGTCGTTAATGGTGTCGTCTGGCATCACTCTAAACAGTGATTTTCTAATTAAGTAAAATGCGCCGTGAGCGCCTAAAGGTGCGCCCATATTAGCTTCGCAGCGTTTTACTTCGCGTTGGTAATTCCAATAAGCTTGCTCACCTACCGAGCCGGGGCTAAGCAAGTGATAATAACCACACACTACGCCAACTTTGCTTTGGCTAAAATGTTTAGCAGCAATTAACATGGCGTCTACCGAAATGAGCGCCGAGACATCAGACAAGGCTACGATGTCGGCCTTGCTTTGCGAAATATGTTGGTTAAGCACAGCCACTTTGCCTTGATTTTGTACCTGCTCACAAATTTCAATTGAAAAGCTGCAAAACATTAAGTCTGCTAAGCAGGCTCTTGCCACGCTGGCTGTGTCGTCACTACAACCATCGCAGATTATTTTAATGCTTAAGCGATCGTCGGGGTAATCTAAGGTGGCGAGGTTAATCAACTTAGCAGCAATGTAATCTTGCTCGTTATAAGCAGGAATAAGTAACTCTATGCTTGGCAACTGTTGATCTTGCTCTCGCTGGTGATATTTACGCACCACCTCTTGCTGTTCTTGCTCGCTCATTTGAGGTTTGTCTTTGCTCAAAAGCTTTAATAGCAGCGGATACAAAGCATGATGATAAACCACCAAAAACATCGCAATTAAGGTTATGTAGATTAAGATATTCATGAGCATCCCCTTATAAAAAACGGTGGCGTAAGGCCGCATAATTGCGCGCGGTGGTGCGTAAATCGCCCGACTGTTTTACAAACTGCCGTGGGTTACCACTGCTCGGTTTTTCTAGCTTAAGCTCTAGAGCTTGGGCCATAGCAAAGGCCGAACCCGGCTCAACCACTGTGCCAGTTCGCGGGCATAAGGCCTCGGTAGACGCGCCTACATTTGTAACTACCGCTGGCACCTCACAGGCTTGCGCCTCTAAAATAACCAGCGACAAACCTTCAAAATACGAAGGTAAACAAAATAAATCTAAGCTTTGGTAAAAGCGTGGCATGCAATCTAAAGCCCCTAAAAAATGCACGCGATGAGCAAGGTGTAACGAGGCAACCTGTTGTTCAAGACTCTTGCGTTGTGAGCCGTCACCCGCTAACGCTAAGTGGACATTGGCTGGCAAAAATGGCAGAGCTTCTATCAACACTGCTTGGCCTTTTTCTAGTTCTAAACGCCCTGCGCAACCAATGATTTGGCAATCGCTTGGTAAACCCAAGGCTTTGCGTGCATCTTGCTGGTTGCCCGGCGCAAAATTATGAGTATCTACGCCGTTTTTAATCACTTGAACATTCTCGTCTGCTACGCCTAAGGCAGCTTTTAGCTCGCCAGCCACTAAGTTTGCGTCGGCCACTAACATGGGTTTCACCCACTTAAGAATGGCGCTTTGCAATATGCGACGACGCTGCTGGCGTAAATGCCATGCATCGTGCTCGGTATGAATCACAACTTTAACTCTGGCTAAGCGGGCAGCTATGCCGCCGTAAATAAGTGGCCCAATATGGTGGGTGTGCACCACCGGCACCGCCCATTGGCGAAATAAATTGGTAAGCTTCCATAGAGTTTTCCAGCTAAAACCAGGCGGTTTATTTAGAAACATTAGGCGGTCTGCATAAGGGAGCAAACGCGGCCAAGCGGCCAGCGCCTGCTCTTTGGTGCCCTCTAAAGAGATGATGACACCTTGCTCGTGCGCCTCTTCCATGCGCTGTAGATCTAGCGCCATAGTTTCGATGCCGCCCGGTTGTAAGTGTTGTACTACTTGGATCCAAATACTCATTGGGTCATCCTCTTTAATGCGATTCTTTAAGCGGTGGAATACGGCTTAATACCGATACGCCTGCGATGTCTTCGATGTCTTTAATAGTGCGTAAGCTCGAGTCTGTAAGCTCGGCAACTACCGCTAGGCTAAGCCCTACTGCGATGCCGCCAACAAAGCCAGCTACCACAAACATCCACAAAGGAAGGGTTGATGGGCCGCTGGGAGTGTAAGGTCGGTCGATGATTTTAATTCGGTCTGATTGCTCAAATACGCCCAGCGCACCAGTAACTTGCGCCATTTCGTAGCGGGTGAGCAGGTTTTCATAAAGGCTACGCTTTACTCGCAAATTACGGTTAAGAATGCGTAATTGCTTCTCTTGTTCACCTACCGAGCCTACTTGTCGTTGCAGAGAAGCGGCTAAGCTACGTAGCTGCGAGACCTCTTCGGCTAAGGCGTCTACCCGTTGGCGAGCAATCATTAAGGCTTCTACCTGCACGATTAGCATTTCACCGTTAGATTCGGTAATCGATATTTGTTGCTGCAATAAAGCTGAGCTGTCGTTATTGCTTACCGCTGATTCTGGCTGAGCCAGTACTTGAGCACGCTCTTCTTCTAAATGGCGCAATACCCTCTTCACCGCGAGTACTTTTGAATGCCCATCGGTGTAGCGTGACATCAAGGTGGCAAGCTCGGCGCGGTTTAACACAATTTGTTCTTCTAGGCGGGTTAACACTGGGTTGGTGCGTGATAATTGTTGGTCGATGCTACCTAAGCTTTGCTTCGCTCCCGCTAGCTCTGCCTCTCGCTC
The nucleotide sequence above comes from Agarivorans sp. Alg241-V36. Encoded proteins:
- a CDS encoding integron integrase yields the protein MSSTKSPFLNQVREKLRMQGYSIRTEKAYLYWIKAYINFQRKRHPATMGKEEVTQFLSFLANSRHVAINTQKVALNALVYLYYKHLEMELGELGFKYASKQRQLPTVLEPEQVSEILAQLKGRDKLIIELLYGSGLRISECLRLHIQDIDTERLSLTIRNGKGNKDRQTLLSKKCVRRLVQYSSTARELQVQDNQQGIGPSLPNALERKYPNAFRQPAWMFVFPSSTTCNHPNTGTLCRHHLHQSVIRKSLAAAVRKTNIVRRVSCHTFRHSFATHLLQAGRDIRSVQELLGHNDVNTTQIYTHVLGQHYAGTFSPLDSL
- a CDS encoding sugar transferase — encoded protein: MNILIYITLIAMFLVVYHHALYPLLLKLLSKDKPQMSEQEQQEVVRKYHQREQDQQLPSIELLIPAYNEQDYIAAKLINLATLDYPDDRLSIKIICDGCSDDTASVARACLADLMFCSFSIEICEQVQNQGKVAVLNQHISQSKADIVALSDVSALISVDAMLIAAKHFSQSKVGVVCGYYHLLSPGSVGEQAYWNYQREVKRCEANMGAPLGAHGAFYLIRKSLFRVMPDDTINDDFVIPMDIVAQGYKAVYEPNIRALELEHAADSQDRSRRKRIGAGNLQQLIRLRHMLLPRFKGVAFTFFSGKALRVTIPIFMLTSFFGAMVLSAQSSLFAVLFSLQLLAYSLAMLPRLLPKAKLPSAIGSLNYLVEGHFSSMMGCVDYLLRKLQRRYLSGFVSPLVAAGKRLFDVLGATLLLLVFSPLFPIVALAIKLDSKGPVFYQQTRVGLMSDSVVQLFDILKFRSMRTDAESGIGAVWATKQDKRITRVGRFLRKTRIDELPQLINVLKGEMSLVGPRPERPVFYQTLENSIPFYSERTVGVKPGITGLAQVNLAYDCSIEDVKQKLAYDHCYALSLSQCSSWLYQDISVLIKTVWVVLAGKGQ
- a CDS encoding glycosyltransferase, with amino-acid sequence MSIWIQVVQHLQPGGIETMALDLQRMEEAHEQGVIISLEGTKEQALAAWPRLLPYADRLMFLNKPPGFSWKTLWKLTNLFRQWAVPVVHTHHIGPLIYGGIAARLARVKVVIHTEHDAWHLRQQRRRILQSAILKWVKPMLVADANLVAGELKAALGVADENVQVIKNGVDTHNFAPGNQQDARKALGLPSDCQIIGCAGRLELEKGQAVLIEALPFLPANVHLALAGDGSQRKSLEQQVASLHLAHRVHFLGALDCMPRFYQSLDLFCLPSYFEGLSLVILEAQACEVPAVVTNVGASTEALCPRTGTVVEPGSAFAMAQALELKLEKPSSGNPRQFVKQSGDLRTTARNYAALRHRFL
- a CDS encoding Wzz/FepE/Etk N-terminal domain-containing protein; translated protein: MGELLPRIYLIVDALWRRRYLIVLPILLMPVAGALVSMFSDKQYASHTSMLVQETASLNPFLEDLAVSANVEGRMEALTTLLHSRHVLSEVAIEQGLMFETDSPVKKEQVINRLSASLSVRQVGKDLIRIDYKSPEPQGMSQLLETVSKHFVEQLLAPERSSIKESERFLSEHLNLSSMELEEAEEALANYRTQHADALPEQHAANIERLSRVRQRLIEREAELAGAKQSLGSIDQQLSRTNPVLTRLEEQIVLNRAELATLMSRYTDGHSKVLAVKRVLRHLEEERAQVLAQPESAVSNNDSSALLQQQISITESNGEMLIVQVEALMIARQRVDALAEEVSQLRSLAASLQRQVGSVGEQEKQLRILNRNLRVKRSLYENLLTRYEMAQVTGALGVFEQSDRIKIIDRPYTPSGPSTLPLWMFVVAGFVGGIAVGLSLAVVAELTDSSLRTIKDIEDIAGVSVLSRIPPLKESH